In a single window of the Flavobacteriales bacterium genome:
- a CDS encoding T9SS type A sorting domain-containing protein, whose protein sequence is MRIPFIRLLTFYFLPISFCHAQNNWQAMAGEIDHYIHTVYSDTVDGTLYVGGGQFRIFDGKPIRGIAHYNGIEWDSLGAGIDGLDTLNNPPRNTLGFCRYQGLLYVGGTFYSVGNVKAPRIATWDGNSWDSLSVQGFEIGVSGSVYDLCVYNDDLYVAGSFSTVAGLPGTEGIARWDGAQWSSVNFPQYTYFSQVYALAVYQGELYVGGNFHNNFTDPDQNIMRWDGTQWRTVGNGIRYAGWTWVADMVVYKDELYVGGLFGAANGNVCSNIQRWDGEAWKDVGGGTGGVNGQIIELFTGNGYLYAVGRFETAGGVPADHVARWDGNEWCSLGSDFDNSILVGTVYRDTLVVGGGFWTIDGDSIYGIAKWTGGDFVDECGTFSEIEEIETENSELTVYPNPANSSTTIAWRAHYYGNYRLNLYDASGRQLTVPVTEIAGGKWELDMSDLSSGVYFGQLTVGDMKRNFKVVKAP, encoded by the coding sequence ATGAGAATTCCGTTCATTCGCTTATTGACATTCTATTTTCTCCCCATCAGTTTCTGCCATGCACAGAACAACTGGCAGGCCATGGCGGGTGAGATCGATCATTACATCCATACCGTATATTCTGACACAGTGGACGGAACCCTCTATGTTGGAGGTGGGCAATTCCGCATCTTTGATGGGAAGCCTATACGGGGCATTGCCCACTACAACGGCATAGAGTGGGATTCACTTGGCGCAGGTATTGACGGGCTGGACACGCTGAACAATCCACCTCGGAATACGCTCGGTTTCTGCCGTTATCAGGGATTGCTTTATGTAGGAGGGACATTCTATTCGGTCGGAAATGTTAAGGCTCCCCGTATTGCCACTTGGGATGGAAATTCATGGGATTCGCTTTCTGTGCAAGGATTTGAAATCGGTGTTTCAGGTTCCGTTTACGATCTGTGTGTATACAATGATGACCTTTATGTGGCAGGCAGTTTTTCAACCGTTGCAGGTCTGCCCGGCACGGAAGGCATTGCACGCTGGGATGGGGCTCAATGGTCTTCGGTCAACTTTCCCCAATACACGTACTTCTCTCAGGTCTATGCGCTGGCAGTCTATCAGGGTGAACTTTATGTAGGAGGTAACTTTCATAACAATTTTACCGATCCCGACCAGAACATCATGCGCTGGGATGGCACACAATGGAGAACCGTGGGCAATGGCATCAGGTATGCCGGTTGGACCTGGGTGGCCGATATGGTCGTGTACAAGGATGAACTGTATGTGGGCGGCCTTTTCGGGGCTGCCAATGGTAATGTATGCAGCAATATCCAGCGCTGGGATGGTGAGGCCTGGAAGGATGTGGGCGGTGGTACAGGGGGTGTAAATGGGCAGATCATTGAACTGTTCACAGGCAATGGATACCTGTATGCTGTGGGACGCTTTGAAACGGCAGGCGGTGTGCCAGCAGACCATGTGGCCCGATGGGATGGGAATGAATGGTGCAGCCTCGGAAGTGACTTCGACAATTCCATATTGGTAGGTACGGTTTACCGTGATACGCTGGTTGTCGGTGGTGGCTTCTGGACCATCGATGGGGACAGTATCTATGGCATCGCCAAATGGACCGGTGGAGACTTCGTTGATGAGTGTGGTACATTCTCAGAAATCGAAGAAATCGAAACTGAAAATTCAGAACTGACCGTGTACCCAAATCCGGCCAATTCATCAACCACAATTGCTTGGCGTGCCCATTACTATGGTAATTACCGATTGAATCTTTATGATGCCAGCGGACGTCAATTAACGGTTCCCGTTACTGAAATAGCGGGAGGAAAGTGGGAACTGGACATGAGCGATCTTTCCTCTGGAGTCTATTTTGGACAATTGACTGTAGGGGATATGAAGCGGAATTTTAAGGTGGTGAAAGCTCCTTGA
- a CDS encoding YchF/TatD family DNA exonuclease has translation MVDTHTHLYSSQFDDDIESVIGRAVEHGVERMLLPNIDRSSTEALWNVVNAYPERCFPMMGLHPCSVNETYKAELAHVEKELATGRYIAVGEIGIDLYWDKTYIKEQVTAFEQQMEWAKELELPVAIHCRESFDEIFASVEKVQDGRLRGVLHCFTGTEEQARKCIDLGLHLGLGGVLTFKKSGIDAAIKHIPMEWLVLETDSPYLAPTPYRGKRNESAYTKLVAEKLAEVKEMTLDEVAAITTKNAEQLFNL, from the coding sequence TTGGTCGATACGCACACGCATCTTTACTCTTCTCAGTTTGATGATGACATTGAATCGGTAATCGGTCGTGCGGTTGAGCATGGCGTTGAACGCATGCTGCTGCCCAATATTGACCGATCGAGTACCGAGGCGTTGTGGAATGTTGTGAATGCCTATCCCGAAAGGTGTTTCCCGATGATGGGGCTTCATCCGTGTTCGGTGAATGAAACGTACAAGGCTGAACTGGCCCATGTGGAAAAGGAACTGGCCACAGGACGTTACATCGCAGTAGGTGAAATTGGCATCGACCTGTATTGGGACAAGACCTATATAAAAGAGCAGGTCACAGCTTTTGAGCAGCAAATGGAATGGGCCAAAGAGCTTGAACTGCCTGTTGCCATCCATTGCCGCGAGTCGTTTGATGAGATCTTCGCGTCTGTAGAAAAAGTGCAGGACGGCCGTTTGCGTGGCGTGTTGCATTGCTTTACTGGAACGGAAGAACAGGCACGAAAATGCATCGACCTTGGGTTGCACTTAGGGCTTGGTGGTGTGCTTACCTTTAAAAAGAGCGGTATCGATGCGGCCATCAAGCATATTCCGATGGAATGGCTGGTGTTGGAAACCGATTCGCCTTACTTGGCACCCACGCCTTATCGCGGCAAGCGGAACGAAAGTGCGTACACCAAATTGGTGGCCGAAAAACTGGCGGAGGTGAAGGAAATGACCTTGGACGAGGTGGCTGCCATCACCACGAAAAACGCAGAACAACTTTTCAATCTATAA
- a CDS encoding type I asparaginase, with amino-acid sequence MTQPKVLIIYTGGTIGMIRDEKTGTLKPFHLDRVVKSIPSILELGVEVHAMELDEVIDSSNVTPEIWVELAETIGEYYEQFDGFVILHGSDTMAYSASALSFLLENLGKPVIFTGSQLPIGLPRTDARENLITALSIAAMKRDDGRALIPEVCIYFEDQLYRGNRTYKFNSENFDAFVSRNYPILAEAGVRIRVFEERLLAQSAAPFTVHTTMNTNVAVLQLFPGMRVKPYANMFTENGIELVIIESYGSGNGPTDEDFIGSIRQMVEKDIIILNITQCREGKVEMGKYETSEELLQLGVISGADLTTEAAVTKAMFVLGYTDDKTERKNLLQTPLRGEMTR; translated from the coding sequence ATGACACAGCCGAAGGTTCTCATTATATATACAGGCGGCACCATCGGCATGATCCGCGATGAAAAGACGGGAACGTTGAAGCCGTTCCATCTCGACCGCGTGGTAAAATCCATTCCTTCCATTTTGGAACTGGGCGTAGAAGTACATGCCATGGAATTGGATGAGGTCATCGATTCATCGAACGTCACACCCGAAATATGGGTGGAGTTGGCCGAAACAATTGGAGAATATTACGAGCAGTTTGACGGCTTTGTCATCCTGCATGGTTCCGATACGATGGCGTACAGCGCTTCTGCTTTGAGCTTTCTACTGGAGAATCTGGGGAAACCTGTCATCTTCACGGGAAGTCAATTACCGATCGGATTGCCGCGAACAGATGCCCGCGAGAACCTGATAACCGCTCTTTCCATTGCGGCCATGAAACGGGATGATGGCCGCGCGCTGATCCCAGAGGTATGCATCTATTTCGAGGATCAACTTTACCGAGGGAACCGCACTTACAAGTTCAATTCGGAGAATTTCGATGCATTCGTTTCGCGGAACTATCCCATCCTTGCCGAAGCGGGTGTTCGCATCCGTGTGTTTGAAGAACGACTGCTTGCACAATCTGCGGCACCTTTCACCGTTCACACCACCATGAACACGAACGTGGCCGTATTGCAACTGTTCCCAGGGATGAGAGTGAAGCCCTACGCCAACATGTTCACCGAAAATGGAATTGAACTGGTGATCATTGAAAGTTATGGTTCGGGCAATGGCCCAACGGATGAGGATTTTATCGGTTCCATCCGACAGATGGTGGAGAAGGACATCATTATCCTGAACATAACCCAATGCCGCGAAGGGAAAGTGGAGATGGGCAAATACGAGACAAGCGAGGAATTGCTGCAACTGGGCGTGATCAGCGGAGCTGACCTGACCACGGAGGCAGCCGTGACCAAAGCGATGTTCGTTCTCGGTTATACGGATGACAAAACCGAACGGAAAAACCTATTGCAGACACCGCTTAGAGGTGAAATGACACGCTAA
- a CDS encoding MotA/TolQ/ExbB proton channel family protein: protein MKKLFALITFAAVLNFGYLPSTFAEDEDTTGTEMVTEETVTEVEEPAPAAATEASTEVTEDEAPKSFHQTLKTKFIEGGAGFMGVVLIVLILGLALCIERIIYLSLATGNSEKLLNEVESSLKSGGVEAAKEVCRNTKGPVASIFYQGLNRNDEGLDMVEKSIVSYGSVQMGLLEKGLSWISLCIALAPMLGFMGTVIGMIEAFDAIEAAGDISPSLVAGGIKVALLTTVFGLIVAMILQVFYNYLIAKIDSLVSDMEDSSITFMDILVKNSKK, encoded by the coding sequence ATGAAAAAGTTGTTTGCCCTTATCACCTTTGCTGCAGTTTTGAACTTCGGCTATTTGCCTTCGACCTTCGCGGAGGATGAAGACACTACAGGAACCGAAATGGTTACTGAAGAAACGGTTACCGAAGTTGAAGAGCCTGCTCCAGCAGCAGCTACAGAGGCTTCCACCGAAGTTACTGAAGACGAAGCACCAAAGAGCTTCCACCAGACATTGAAGACCAAATTCATTGAAGGTGGTGCCGGATTCATGGGAGTTGTACTTATCGTACTTATCCTTGGTCTTGCTCTTTGTATTGAGCGTATCATTTACTTGAGCTTGGCCACAGGCAATTCAGAAAAATTGCTGAACGAAGTGGAAAGCAGCCTGAAGTCAGGTGGCGTCGAAGCTGCCAAAGAAGTTTGCAGAAACACCAAAGGTCCTGTTGCCAGCATCTTCTATCAGGGTCTTAACCGAAACGATGAAGGTTTGGACATGGTTGAGAAGTCAATTGTTTCTTACGGATCGGTTCAGATGGGTCTGTTGGAGAAAGGTCTTTCTTGGATCTCACTTTGTATCGCACTTGCACCGATGCTCGGTTTCATGGGTACGGTAATCGGTATGATCGAGGCCTTCGATGCGATTGAGGCTGCAGGTGACATCTCTCCATCATTGGTTGCGGGTGGTATCAAGGTGGCACTTTTGACCACGGTATTCGGTCTTATCGTTGCGATGATCCTTCAGGTATTCTACAACTACCTTATTGCCAAGATCGATAGCCTTGTAAGTGATATGGAGGATTCCTCTATCACCTTCATGGACATCTTGGTTAAGAACAGCAAAAAATAA
- a CDS encoding biopolymer transporter ExbD yields the protein MARKKREIQEINAGSMADIAFLLLIFFLVTTTMDVDTGLVRVLPPYVEEPPEDQPDVNKRNVFVVLANANDMLLVEDDYMQIEDLKDAAKEFIIGKPGDQADMKFPEFEPASNKPESYDLVIKYWGPDKLVSKQIVSLQNDRGTSYNMYILIQDALASAYQEVRDQVAKERFGKSYDELQKGNAKEQEEAKAVKALIPQRISEAEPKEIGSK from the coding sequence ATGGCAAGGAAAAAGAGAGAAATACAGGAGATCAATGCCGGTTCGATGGCCGACATCGCCTTCCTGCTGCTTATCTTCTTTCTCGTTACCACTACGATGGATGTTGACACAGGTCTCGTCCGTGTGCTTCCTCCATACGTGGAAGAACCACCAGAAGATCAACCCGATGTTAACAAGCGAAACGTGTTCGTAGTTCTTGCCAATGCCAACGACATGTTGCTGGTTGAGGATGATTACATGCAGATTGAGGATCTAAAGGACGCGGCAAAGGAATTTATCATTGGAAAACCTGGGGATCAGGCGGACATGAAATTTCCTGAGTTTGAACCTGCAAGCAATAAGCCTGAAAGCTACGATCTTGTGATCAAGTATTGGGGGCCAGACAAATTGGTATCAAAGCAGATCGTATCGCTTCAAAATGACCGAGGCACTTCCTATAACATGTACATTCTCATTCAGGATGCCTTGGCAAGTGCCTATCAGGAGGTCAGAGACCAAGTGGCAAAGGAGCGTTTCGGCAAATCGTATGATGAACTTCAAAAGGGAAATGCTAAAGAACAAGAGGAGGCCAAGGCAGTTAAAGCATTGATTCCTCAGCGAATCTCGGAAGCTGAACCAAAAGAGATTGGATCTAAATAA
- a CDS encoding biopolymer transporter ExbD — protein MRKKGTKEVPPVSTASLPDIVFMLLFFFMVTTVMRETSLKVTHILPKAKEVAKLERKSLVAYIHIGPPLKPLQKIMGTEPRIQLDDAFATPKDIITFVEKVKAETNEAEVPLLTYSLKVDQDTKMGVVVDVKQELRKANALKINYSSTKIIDKSKL, from the coding sequence ATCAGAAAAAAAGGAACGAAGGAAGTACCGCCCGTATCAACAGCATCGCTGCCAGATATCGTGTTCATGCTCCTATTCTTCTTTATGGTGACCACCGTAATGCGTGAGACATCCTTGAAGGTGACACACATATTGCCAAAGGCAAAAGAAGTTGCAAAACTGGAACGTAAATCACTGGTGGCTTACATCCACATTGGCCCACCGTTGAAACCATTACAGAAGATCATGGGAACGGAGCCGCGTATTCAGCTGGATGACGCTTTTGCTACCCCGAAGGACATCATCACGTTCGTGGAAAAGGTAAAGGCAGAAACCAATGAGGCTGAAGTACCATTGTTGACCTACTCACTCAAAGTAGATCAGGACACGAAGATGGGGGTTGTGGTTGATGTGAAGCAGGAGCTTCGAAAAGCGAATGCCTTGAAGATCAACTATTCTTCTACCAAGATCATCGATAAGTCGAAACTTTGA
- a CDS encoding CPBP family intramembrane metalloprotease has translation MTESLRTYVHRSWLNGALFFLLLVFTGASLFSFIGFAISELFLGIPLLTQQELLENMTDPELLPALRLLQVLQGFGMLILPSVGFLWISESSERLKQVFQVPTRQSVMLSIALFLVAFPFINYVAEWNASWNIPTAMGDWMEQKEQSAGKLTELFLDMPSVWFLVLNVVMIGLLPAVGEELIFRGIIQRGLQKQIGNPHAAIWLAAILFSAFHFQFLGFVPRMLMGVAMGYLLYWSGNLWYPIIAHFTNNASAVILNYGIQHGDVDSAMDQAGTGNSTMAVFSLVFCMMLLYLFKRHQEAAASA, from the coding sequence TTGACCGAATCCCTACGAACCTATGTCCACCGTTCTTGGCTGAACGGTGCGTTGTTTTTCCTGTTGCTGGTTTTCACAGGCGCGTCCCTCTTTTCGTTTATCGGATTTGCCATCTCCGAACTTTTCTTGGGAATTCCATTACTCACCCAACAGGAGTTGTTGGAGAACATGACCGACCCGGAGTTGCTTCCAGCGTTGCGTTTGTTGCAAGTATTGCAAGGTTTTGGAATGCTGATACTTCCTTCAGTCGGATTTCTTTGGATCTCTGAGTCTTCCGAAAGATTGAAGCAGGTTTTTCAAGTTCCAACTCGCCAGTCGGTCATGCTGAGTATTGCCTTGTTCTTGGTGGCTTTTCCGTTCATCAATTATGTGGCGGAGTGGAATGCCAGTTGGAACATTCCAACTGCGATGGGAGATTGGATGGAGCAGAAGGAGCAGAGTGCAGGCAAACTGACCGAACTCTTTCTTGACATGCCTTCGGTTTGGTTTTTGGTTCTGAATGTGGTTATGATCGGCCTGCTCCCTGCCGTAGGCGAAGAACTCATCTTCCGGGGAATCATACAGCGTGGGTTGCAGAAGCAGATCGGCAATCCGCATGCCGCCATTTGGTTGGCCGCCATTCTGTTCAGCGCATTCCATTTTCAGTTTTTGGGGTTCGTGCCGCGCATGCTGATGGGTGTGGCCATGGGTTATCTGCTCTATTGGAGCGGCAACCTTTGGTATCCGATCATTGCGCATTTCACCAATAATGCATCGGCTGTTATTCTCAATTATGGCATCCAGCATGGAGATGTTGATTCGGCCATGGACCAAGCGGGAACAGGTAATTCCACGATGGCTGTTTTCTCCCTTGTGTTCTGCATGATGCTGCTCTATCTGTTCAAGCGGCATCAGGAAGCAGCGGCTTCGGCATAA
- the dusB gene encoding tRNA dihydrouridine synthase DusB — MAKIGDIDVGEFPLLLAPMEDVSDPPFRAVCKDNGADIMYTEFISSEGLIRDAAKSVQKLDIFEYERPIGIQIFGGDIDAMKESAEIATAAKPDIIDINYGCPVKKVTCKGAGAGILQDIPKMVKMTEEIVKSTHLPVTVKTRLGWDSESMYIEEVVERLQDVGIKAISIHGRTRVQMYKGDADWTLIGKIKENPRINIPVFGNGDVDSPEKAKEMKERFGVDGIMIGRASIGYPWIFNEIKHYLKTGEHLLPPTIDQRVDTCLKHLNFSIEWKGETLGNVEMRRHYANYFKGFHGFKHFRMQLVTSTDNDQIREVLEQVRNHYKQSELVIA; from the coding sequence ATGGCAAAGATAGGCGATATAGACGTTGGCGAATTCCCGCTTCTGCTTGCTCCGATGGAGGATGTGAGCGACCCGCCATTCCGTGCGGTGTGCAAGGACAACGGGGCGGATATCATGTACACGGAGTTCATCTCATCCGAAGGCTTGATTCGCGATGCGGCCAAGAGCGTTCAGAAACTTGACATCTTCGAATACGAGCGCCCCATCGGCATACAGATCTTCGGTGGCGACATCGATGCCATGAAGGAATCGGCAGAGATTGCCACGGCCGCGAAACCCGACATCATCGACATCAACTACGGTTGTCCTGTAAAGAAGGTCACATGCAAAGGTGCCGGTGCGGGAATCCTTCAGGACATTCCCAAAATGGTGAAGATGACGGAAGAGATCGTGAAGAGCACGCATCTTCCAGTAACGGTGAAGACCCGTTTGGGCTGGGACAGCGAATCGATGTACATTGAGGAAGTGGTGGAACGCCTTCAGGACGTGGGCATCAAAGCCATCAGTATTCATGGCAGAACGCGTGTGCAGATGTACAAAGGCGATGCAGACTGGACGCTGATCGGAAAGATCAAAGAGAATCCGCGCATCAACATTCCTGTATTCGGAAATGGCGATGTGGACAGCCCTGAGAAGGCAAAGGAAATGAAGGAACGCTTTGGCGTTGACGGCATCATGATCGGTCGTGCATCCATTGGTTATCCGTGGATCTTCAACGAGATCAAACATTACCTCAAAACCGGTGAACATCTGCTTCCTCCGACCATCGACCAACGGGTTGACACGTGCCTGAAGCACTTGAATTTCTCTATCGAATGGAAAGGCGAAACACTTGGGAACGTGGAAATGCGCAGGCATTACGCCAATTACTTCAAAGGATTCCACGGTTTCAAGCATTTCCGGATGCAGTTGGTGACATCTACGGACAATGATCAAATACGGGAAGTTCTTGAGCAAGTAAGAAACCACTACAAGCAATCTGAACTGGTGATCGCCTAA
- a CDS encoding TonB-dependent receptor plug domain-containing protein, producing MTQLIRFNLHFRAAAILAFLLLFAGATIAQEVSGTITDSDSGEPLFGASVVITGTATGATTDFDGKFKFNAGQKPPFQLTVSYIGYQKQEIDVTSLGTPIEIKLATDAVMLEGVVVKDVRVSEKQKESALTVESMDVIAIKETPAVSFYDGLGNLKGVDLTAASIGFKVINTRGFNSTSPVRSLQVIDGVDNQSPGLNFSLGNFLGSSELDVLKVDIIQGASSAFYGPNAFNGVIDMKTKSPFIKPGLEAQVKIGERNLGEAAVRWAQVFKNKDGEDKFAYKLNLYYLQAYDWVADNKQPIYDLGVPASNPGGYDAVNRYGDEDLAGGNDYRNQQANYPGLGIFYRRGYMEKDLVDYNVRNFKANLATHYRIKPDLELIYSFNFGTGTTVYQGQNRFSLKDMLFFQNRVEIAKKDKWFVRAYSTNEDAGKSYDAVVTAFKMLNTQRTLEDYNTAYANYWVSKVRPQVRQLLADNGVTFGGPGVGWNTQAIDSVLALHPDQVTAWHQQTTNALANDPLQGYPAPGSDQYNQLFNSIRSTTYTSNKIAGGGSRFFDKSALYHLHGEYKLDPEINGTKLGKFTFGANGRLYAPNSRGTIFDEMRIAKGSVTVMDTIAGQPVSRDSAVYDTTFRKIFNWEVGMYFGWERKFLNDKLKATVAARVDKNVNFPFLVSPAASLVYMPTKDHTIRFGFSAAIRNPTLADQYLYYDVGRAILVGNLHGFNNLIDVDSFTDFLNSGLDTNKLKYFNVAPIKPEKVRTLEAGYRGFFFQRLYVDASYYLSFYQDFIGYELGIDAQFAQDPNSPPYPTSVQAYRVSANSQNQVITQGASIGLNYYFQNKYTINGNYSWNKLQKTNADDPIIPAFNTPQHKFNLGFSARDLGKAKMGHFGFSLNYKWIQGFIFEGSPQFTGYVPTYDMFDAQVSYRIPNDHITFKLGASNIFGIQPFFRDGTTSERFKNAFNNLNAQVYGGPRVGRMAYFSILFEWN from the coding sequence ATGACACAATTGATACGATTCAACCTACATTTTCGTGCTGCTGCCATACTGGCTTTCCTTCTACTGTTTGCCGGAGCAACCATTGCTCAAGAAGTGAGTGGAACCATTACCGACTCTGATTCGGGTGAACCGCTTTTCGGTGCCAGCGTGGTCATTACGGGAACGGCTACTGGGGCAACTACCGACTTTGATGGGAAATTCAAGTTCAATGCTGGTCAGAAACCACCATTTCAGCTGACCGTTTCCTACATCGGTTACCAAAAACAGGAGATCGATGTCACATCACTTGGTACTCCAATTGAGATCAAATTGGCAACAGATGCGGTAATGCTGGAAGGCGTGGTCGTGAAAGACGTACGAGTTTCTGAGAAACAAAAGGAATCCGCTCTTACGGTGGAAAGCATGGATGTGATCGCCATCAAGGAAACACCGGCTGTGAGTTTCTATGATGGATTGGGCAACTTGAAGGGAGTGGATCTGACTGCTGCCAGTATCGGTTTCAAGGTCATCAACACACGGGGTTTCAACAGCACCTCGCCCGTACGTTCGCTACAGGTTATTGATGGCGTGGATAACCAATCGCCTGGTCTGAACTTCAGCCTCGGTAACTTCTTGGGTTCGTCTGAACTGGATGTTCTGAAAGTGGACATCATTCAAGGTGCGAGTTCAGCATTCTACGGTCCGAACGCCTTTAACGGGGTTATTGACATGAAGACGAAGAGCCCGTTCATCAAACCAGGGCTGGAGGCACAGGTGAAGATCGGAGAACGGAATTTGGGCGAGGCAGCCGTTCGTTGGGCGCAGGTTTTCAAGAATAAGGATGGCGAAGACAAGTTCGCCTACAAATTGAACCTTTACTACTTACAGGCATACGACTGGGTTGCAGATAATAAGCAGCCTATATATGACCTTGGTGTTCCTGCAAGCAATCCGGGCGGGTATGACGCTGTGAACCGATATGGCGATGAGGACCTTGCCGGTGGCAATGATTATCGCAACCAACAGGCCAATTATCCCGGTCTGGGCATTTTCTACCGGAGAGGTTACATGGAGAAGGACCTTGTGGACTATAACGTGCGGAACTTCAAGGCGAATCTTGCCACCCATTATCGTATCAAACCAGACCTTGAACTCATCTACTCGTTCAATTTCGGCACAGGAACAACCGTATATCAAGGACAGAACAGGTTCTCGCTGAAAGACATGCTATTCTTCCAGAATCGTGTTGAAATAGCAAAGAAGGACAAATGGTTTGTGCGTGCGTATTCTACAAATGAGGATGCAGGCAAATCGTATGACGCAGTAGTAACGGCTTTCAAAATGCTGAACACACAGCGGACATTGGAAGATTACAATACGGCCTATGCCAATTATTGGGTTTCCAAGGTGCGGCCACAGGTACGTCAGCTTTTGGCCGATAATGGCGTGACCTTCGGTGGTCCGGGTGTGGGTTGGAATACACAGGCCATAGATTCCGTACTGGCCCTTCATCCCGATCAGGTAACTGCATGGCATCAACAGACAACCAATGCCTTGGCCAACGATCCTTTGCAAGGTTATCCTGCTCCGGGCTCCGATCAGTACAATCAGTTGTTCAACAGCATCCGATCAACCACCTATACAAGTAATAAAATTGCTGGAGGTGGATCACGGTTCTTCGATAAATCTGCCCTCTACCATTTGCACGGAGAATACAAGTTGGATCCCGAGATCAACGGGACCAAACTGGGCAAGTTCACATTCGGTGCCAACGGACGTCTTTACGCTCCGAACTCACGCGGGACCATCTTCGATGAAATGCGCATTGCCAAAGGCAGCGTAACGGTTATGGATACCATTGCTGGCCAACCTGTATCTCGCGATTCGGCCGTTTACGACACCACTTTCAGAAAGATATTCAACTGGGAGGTGGGAATGTACTTTGGATGGGAACGCAAGTTCTTGAACGATAAATTGAAGGCGACCGTTGCTGCAAGGGTGGACAAGAACGTGAACTTCCCATTCCTTGTATCGCCTGCGGCATCGCTGGTTTACATGCCCACCAAGGATCACACCATTCGGTTCGGTTTCTCTGCGGCCATCCGTAACCCGACCTTGGCCGATCAGTACCTCTATTATGATGTAGGCCGGGCCATTTTGGTGGGAAATCTCCACGGATTCAATAACCTGATAGATGTTGATTCATTCACCGATTTCCTCAATAGCGGACTCGACACGAACAAACTGAAGTATTTTAACGTGGCCCCGATCAAACCTGAAAAGGTCCGGACATTGGAGGCTGGTTATCGAGGATTCTTCTTTCAACGACTTTATGTGGATGCCTCCTATTACTTGAGCTTCTATCAGGACTTCATTGGTTACGAACTTGGTATTGATGCTCAGTTTGCGCAAGACCCGAACAGTCCGCCCTATCCTACCTCGGTACAGGCCTATCGGGTATCTGCAAACAGCCAGAATCAGGTTATTACCCAAGGAGCTTCCATCGGTCTGAATTACTATTTCCAGAACAAGTACACCATCAATGGAAACTATTCGTGGAACAAGTTGCAGAAGACCAATGCAGACGACCCCATTATTCCTGCCTTTAACACGCCACAGCACAAATTCAATCTTGGTTTCTCTGCGCGCGACCTTGGTAAGGCCAAAATGGGTCACTTCGGCTTCAGCCTGAATTACAAGTGGATCCAAGGATTCATTTTCGAAGGTTCACCACAGTTCACAGGCTATGTGCCTACCTATGACATGTTCGATGCCCAAGTGAGTTACCGCATCCCGAACGACCACATCACGTTCAAATTGGGAGCTTCAAACATCTTCGGTATTCAACCATTTTTTAGAGATGGTACTACCAGTGAGCGGTTCAAGAATGCCTTCAATAACCTGAACGCGCAGGTATATGGTGGGCCGCGAGTGGGACGAATGGCCTACTTCTCCATTCTATTCGAGTGGAATTGA